Proteins from a single region of Seriola aureovittata isolate HTS-2021-v1 ecotype China chromosome 9, ASM2101889v1, whole genome shotgun sequence:
- the LOC130175159 gene encoding matrix remodeling-associated protein 8-like: MHLDMILLQIVAVLFMPGAWGQGSSTSLGVVVEVKNITLPAGSKAVLPCHSPRMVWTQDRLKDRQRVVHWDLVRSSPEYSVERILDMSPGARERVYNGYNKGRISIPDSAFNDGNFSLIINNVVMTDKGVYTCNLHHHYCQIHQSIQIQLNVTKSARKEKRYWDGEKTVFVVLLGSSVVLPCVNRRPLWREGLQEDQQQVAHWDFQAPGVRPDRADRLVDLYASGERRDYGPLFAQSKMSVAEDAFTLGDFSLSVSDLKPVNKGLYSCHLHHHYCGLHERRIFRLTVGPPLPSAPTTAPRVFQNDEPEPRTEEVESPRVVNVILPEHRGYFVQHLGYFLATFLLLAFIVVAVIVLTRRRKKRGLEYEVRRYERGSVYSGGEMSLECTELRTCNQESLNSEYKNNLLKERDMTKDCNKDFDGKLWK, encoded by the exons ttgttgCTGTGCTCTTCATGCCAGGAg CATGGGGCCAGGGCAGCAGCACCAGTCTTGGTGTGGTAGTGGAGGTGAAGAACATCACCCTCCCTGCAGGGTCTAAGGCCGTTCTGCCCTGCCATAGCCCCCGCATGGTGTGGACCCAGGACAGACTGAAGGACCGTCAGAGAGTGGTGCACTGGGACTTGGTCCGCAGCAGCCCCGAGTATTCTGTAGAGCGAATCCTGGATATGTCCCCTGGAGCCCGCGAGAGGGTCTACAATGGATACAACAAAGGACGCATTTCCATCCCAGACTCCGCTTTCAATGATGGCAACTTCTCCCTCATCATCAACA atgTGGTCATGACTGACAAAGGAGTTTACACATGTAATCTCCACCATCATTACTGCCAGATTCATCAATCTATTCAAATCCAGCTCAATGTCACTAAGTCAG CTCGGAAAGAGAAACGTTACTGGGACGGTGAGAAAACTGTATTCGTGGTCTTACTGGGCAGCTCAGTGGTATTGCCCTGCGTAAACCGGCGCCCCCTGTGGAGAGAGGGTCTCCAGGAGGACCAGCAGCAGGTGGCTCACTGGGACTTCCAGGCCCCTGGAGTGCGTCCTGATAGGGCCGACCGGCTAGTGGACCTCTATGCCTCTGGAGAGCGCCGGGATTATGGACCTCTCTTTGCCCAGAGCAAGATGAGCGTGGCCGAGGACGCTTTTACTTTAGGGGActtctcactgtctgtctctgacttgAAGCCCGTCAACAAGGGCCTGTACTCCTGCCACTTGCACCACCACTACTGCGGTCTGCATGAGAGACGCATCTTCAGGCTCACTGTGGGACCTCCACTTCCATCTGCGCCCACAACAGCACCCAGAGTTTTCCAGAATGATGAGCCAGAACCAA GGACTGAGGAGGTGGAGAGTCCACGAGTGGTGAACGTCATCCTCCCCGAGCATCGAGGTTATTTTGTGCAGCATTTGGGCTACTTCCTGGCAACTTTCTTACTGCTGGCGTTCATCGTTGTCGCTGTCATTGTGCTGACACGACGACGCAAAAAGAGAg ggctGGAGTATGAGGTGCGGAGATATGAACG AGGAAGTGTCTACAGTGGAGGAGAAATGTCATTAGAGTGCACAGAGCTGAGGACCTGTAACCAAGAATCTCTGAATTCAG AGTACAAAAACAACCtactgaaagagagagatatgaCCAAAGACTGCAATAAGG ACTTTGATGGGAAGCTGTGGAAGTAA